One genomic window of Calditrichota bacterium includes the following:
- the trxA gene encoding thioredoxin, translating to MSLVPKIDDAAFASEVIASERLTVVDFGAEWCGPCKKLHPIMADLAQVYDGRVKIVEVDVDHAQQTSIEYSITSVPQLLFFKGGKVRESVIGFIPKSKIEEKIERYLNE from the coding sequence ATGTCCCTTGTCCCCAAGATCGACGATGCGGCCTTTGCAAGCGAAGTGATCGCGTCGGAACGCCTGACGGTTGTCGATTTCGGCGCCGAATGGTGCGGCCCTTGCAAGAAACTGCATCCGATAATGGCCGACCTGGCCCAGGTCTATGACGGCCGGGTCAAGATCGTCGAGGTCGATGTCGATCATGCACAGCAAACCTCGATAGAATACAGCATCACCAGCGTCCCGCAACTGCTCTTTTTCAAAGGCGGTAAGGTCCGGGAATCGGTCATCGGGTTTATTCCAAAAAGCAAGATTGAAGAAAAGATCGAACGTTACCTTAACGAATAG